ATACCAATATTATCCAAACCTAAAAAGCCACCTTCAAAGACATTTTTACCTGCGGCATCTTCACGGTTGACCCACCAAGTAAAGTTAAGCAGTAGCTTTTGGAAGATACGCTCTAAAAAGTCTTTATCTTTGCTTCCCCAATACTTTTCTTCCAAGGTATAAACTTGCCATGCTGCCCAAGCCTGGACAGGAGGATTAACGTCGCTAAATGCCCATTCATAGGCTGGTATCTGTCCACTAGGGTGCATATACCATTCACGAGTCAACCTAGATAGCTGTAGTTTGGCATATTCGGGATCGAGTATAGCTAAAGGTATTAGGTGAAAAGCTAAATCCCAGGATGCATACCAAGGGTATTCCCACTTATCGGGCATGGAAATAATATCGTCGTTAAATAAAGTCTTCCACTGTGAGTTTCTGCCATTTTTACGCGATTGAGGGGGCGGGGCTGTATTTGGATCGCCCTGTAACCAGTCTTCGACTACGTAATAGTAAAACTGTTTGTTCCATAACATACCTGCAAACGCCTGTCGCTGAACGTTGCGCTGGTCTTCGGGTATATCTTGAGGGGTCAGACTATGGTAAAACTCATCGGCTTCCTGTTTTTGTCGCTCGAAGACATTATCTATATCTGTAAAGGGATTTTCTAAAGAGTTAGAGTCGCACAGTCTCAACTCAATAGTACGACTTTCTCCTGCTGGAATAGATAGTTGATAATGAGATGCAAATTTTGTGCCAATATTATCTGGATTAATAGCATTGCGATCGCCATTTACTACATAGTTATTGATGCCGTCTTTGACATAGGGTGAAGCGTTATCTGTATTAAACAATAATTGATTGTTGGTTTCGTTTTCCGTAAACAGTAAGGGCGAACGACCGTTCGCCCTTACATTAGAGCAGTACAGCCATCTTTCTCCCAAACTAGGATGTGATGCTTCAATTACACTGTACCCATCTTTTTGAGCATAGACTTTCAATTTAGGTTTTTTTGCATCTTTGTACCAAGACCAAGTGTTGCGAAACCAAAGAGTCGGTAGTATATGCAATGGTTTCTCGACCTCACCGCGATTGTGCGCCGTGACTTTGATTAAAATATCTTCATCGCTAGCTTTGGCATATTCAATAAAAATATCAAAATATTTATCCTCATCGAATACACCCGTATCTAACAGTTCGTATTCAGAAGCATCTTTCCCACGCCTTTGATTTTCCTCTACCAGATCGGCATAAGGATATTCAGACTGGGGATACTTATATAAATACTTCATATAAGAATGCGTCGGCGTATTATCGAGATAAAAATAATACTCTTTAACATCTTCTCCATGATTGCCTTGATTACCAGTCAAGCCAAACATCTTCTCTTTAACAATAGGGTCTTGTTCATTCCAAAAAGCTAGAGCAAAACAAAGACGCTGATGATTATCACAGATACCTGCAATACCGTCTTCTCCCCAACGATATGCCCTAGATAAAGACTGGCTATGAGGAAAATATTCCCAAGCAGTACCATTTTCGCTGTAGTCTTCTCTGACTGTTCCCCACTGCCTTTCGCTAACATAAGGACCCCAACGAGTCCAATAGGCTTTACGTTCTTTGTTTTCTAGTAGTCTTTGCTTTTCGGCGTTCATTATTCTTGCTCTATTGTTTTTCTCTAGATACTACTACTCCCTTCTCGCGCCTTCCCTTGCTAGGTCAGCATTCCCTTGCGCCTTCGGACGACGCGGGGTCTGACCTCTGACGGCGACGCGGTGAGACAGTTGCGTTGCGGTGAAGCAGTTCGTTGGCGGGGTTCCCCCGCTTAAAGAAACTGCTGAACCCGAAGGGGGGTTTCCCCCGTTGAGCAAACTGTTGAACCCTTTAGGGGGTCGCTCGCCTATTCCCTAATTACTCAACTCCTGCTGCTTCAGAGACTTCAAGAGCGATCGCAGCCCAATCCATATCGCCCCTTCCCTTCGCCATTGCTGCTAGAAATTGGTCGTGAACTAAACTGGCTAAAGGCATTGGCATATTACAGGCTTGGGCAGTTTGCAAAGCTAAAGTAATGTCTTTTAGCCCCAGGGAGAGTTTGAAGCCTGGTTTATAGTCATGTTCGACGATCTGCTTGCCATATCCTTTATATACTGTACAAGAGAATAAGGTTTCGCCAAATAGTTCGGCTACTTTGGCAGGTTCGACACCATTTTTTTCAGCTAGGGTAAAAGCTTCCGCCATCGCTTCAATTGCTGCTACGATACTAAAATTAACCGACAATTTAACTACGTTGGCACTACCGATAGTATCACCAAAATCATATACTTTTTGCCCCATGACTTTTAACAGTGGCTGCACCCGCTCTTTAGCTGTAGAATTTCCCGATAGACAAATATTGAGTCTCGCTGCTTCGGCAGCATCGGGACGACCTAAAACGGGGGATGCTAAATAGTAAGAACCTACTTCTTGATGTGCCTGGGCTAATTTCTCTGCTGTACTAGGGGCAATAGTACTCATGGATAGATGAATACCGTCTTTACCTAACTGCTTGAGAATGCCATCATCCTCTAAAACTACGCTTTCAACAGCATCGTCATTAGATAACATAGTAATAACAATGCCCCCTGGGGTAACTGCATCGGCGGGCGCGTCTGCTAATTCTGCACCTTTTTCAATTAGCGGTTGAGCTTTTTCGGCAGTACGATTATAAACTTTGAGCTTGTAGCCTGCATCGATTAAATTGTTTGCCATTTGCAGACCCATGTTACCTAGACCAATAAATCCAATTGGTTGTTTCACTGTTTATCTTCTGTTTAAGTTTAATAAATTAATATGTGCAAGGGCATGGCTGAGTCTTCGACTTGCTTCGCAACCGCTACGCGCGACATCTAAGATAGATAAGGATAATAGGGAAGCGGTATCCGTTCAGGGACTCCCTACTTTCTACAAAGAGCGAAGCGACACTAGCCCACACTACTGGTTTGATCGTTCTCAAAAGAGGTGCTGAGAGTAACTTCTGACCATTCTTTAAGTTCTTTCTCCAAGGATTCTATTTTCTGACGAACAATTTCTAACGCATCCTCTCCTAATACTAAACGCAGAGGAGGGTTATCCGACTCAACTACTTTAATCATTGCTTGTGCAGCTTTGTCAGGATCTCCTGGTAGATTACTGCTGTCCGACATCATTTTAATAAGTTTATGGACAGTTTCTTCATAGTCATCAATTTGACAATCGGGAGTTGTCATAGAACTTGGACCATTGGTTCTAAACCCTCCTGGCTCGACCAAAGTTAGCTTAATACCTAAAGGTGCAATCTCTTGTGCCAATGCTTCAGAATAACCTTCGATCGCAAACTTGCTAGCAGAATAAATGCCCATACCAGGAAAAGCCGTCAAACCAGCAGCCGAGGAGACATTAAGTATATGACCGCTTTTTCTTTGGCGAAAATAGGATAGCATTGCTTTGATTACATTTAAAGTGCCAAAGCAGTTAACCTCAAACTGATAACGTATCTGTTCGTCTGCGATTTCTTCTACTGCACCCATAGTAGCAAACCCTGCATTATTGACTAACACATCTATCTGACCAAAAGTAGAAAGTGCTGTGTCAATAGCTTGGCTGATTTCATCTATTTTTGTAATATCCAAATTTACCGCTTTTACAGTGTCGGGATATTGTTTGACCAAATCTTCGATCGCTTCGGGATGTCTAGTTGTTGCCACAACTTTATCTCCTTTGGCTAATACGGCTTCGGTCAAACAGCGACCAAAACCGCTATTGCTACCCGTAATAAACCAGACTTTATTATCAGTATTCATGGTGTTTACCTATTTAATTTAATTTTGTTTTTGCCTCACCTTCAAGCTAAATCATAGCTGCATATATTAGCTTCCACAATCTTGCCCATACTTGTCGATTATTGCCTCTTATAGTTGTGCCAATTCTTTTTTGAGTACCAATGTTTAAAACCTTAACAAACTTAATTGTTTTAACCTGAACTTAACGTTATTTATGACATCTCCAACATTCTCTGAATAGGTTTTAAGGCTCTGGTGCGAATATCTTCAGGTAAAGTAATTTCTGGGGTTTTATTTTTCATCGCCAAGTAAAGCTTCTCTAATGTATTCAGGCGCATATAAGGACATTCATTACAGGCACAGTTATTCATGGCTGGGGCAGGGATAAAATGCTTATTAGGCGCAAATTTTTCCATTTGGTGAATTATTCCAGGTTCTGTAGCGACGATAAATTTATCACTACTACTTGTTTGACAATATTTTAATAAGGCCGTAGTTGAACCAATAAAGTCGGCATGACGTAAGACGGGAGGTTCACATTCAGGGTGAGCAATCATTTCGGCGCTGGGATGCTCAACCTTTAATTCAATAATTCTCTTTTCTGAGAAGGTTTCGTGAACAATACAGCTACCTTCCCATAAAACTAAGTCTCTACCTGTTTGCTCACTAACGTAACGACCTAAATTTTTATCTGGCGCAAAAATAATTGGCTGCTCTTCTGGAATTTGCTTAACTATTTTTACCGCATTGGAACTAGTACAAATAATGTCACTTAGAGCTTTGATTTCGGCAGTACAGTTAATGTAAGAGATAACTATATGATCGGGGTGAGCATCTTTGAAAGCCTTAAATTCTTTTGGTGGGCAACTATCAGCCAAAGAGCAGCCAGCTTCAAGATCGGGTAATAAAACCAACTTGTTAGGATTGAGTATTTTCGCGGTTTCTGCCATAAAATGCACTCCCGCGAAAACAATTACTTCTGCATCAGTATTAGCAGCCTGTTGCGATAAACCCAAGGAATCGCCCAGATAATCGGCAATATCTTGAATATCTGCTTCCTGGTAATAGTGAGCTAGAATTACGGCGTTTAACTCTTGCTTTAGCTCGTTAATTGCGCCAAATAAGTCATTAGGAATCTGGTAAGGATTTGCTTTAGGTTTAGCTGCTGTAAACATATTATTTGGTGTTAGTTAGTCTAAAATTTAGTTTAGTTGGCATTTATAGTAAAAATTACTATAAGTATAGTATAGTTTATTTAACCAATATTTGCAGAGTAAACACATAGCAGTTGAGCGTTGCTAAATACGTAATAATTTTAAGCCAGTCGCTTGCGAAAAATTTAGCTCTTGACTTTGATAAAAGATGGTATAATCTATGTCTGATAAGGGGTTAGACCCACCGATAAGAGCGGCAGTTTGTCTGGTTAATGATTTGATTCAACGATTACCATTATTTGCCAAAAAACATGAGTACTGCTGCAAAAAACGTTGCCATTATTGGTGCTGGACTTAAAGGGTTGGCTTGTGCGATCGCTTTAGAGAAACAAGGTATTAGACCACGAGAGGGCATAGACTACGCCTTCATAGTTTGGTGGCGGTTACGGGACCCACAAGCTATAAGGAGCGAAGCATAGGAACGCAGGTAGTCAACTAAAAGGCTTAGAGCTTTTTGATAATAGAGTAGAACAGGATTAATCTAGGGGTTTTGATTGCTATATAAGTAGCCGCAAGTTAAGAGTATAGCCAGCTATCAATTATTCTCAACATAGTTTTATCACCCAATCCTCTAACATTTTCTAATACTTCGGTTGATGATTTAAAAGGTCTTGCTGCGATAATTTTGGGAGCTATATCGTTGGCTTTTTTGTCCGATCGCAGAACTAATTTTAATTTACTAACCAACTCTATTAAATTAGCTTCATTGAAAGTTGTCAGTGGCTCTATTTTTTCAGGAAGTTTACTCTTTAGAGAGTCAATTTTTTGCTCTAATTCTTTGTTCTTTTGAGTGTATTCACTTTTTAATTCGTTTAGTCGATTTTCTATTCTTGATTCTATATTAGTTAAGCGAGTTTCTAGATTATCTGTATTTAGTTGACGATCTTGTGGAGGTAGAGGTTGTCGAAATATGGCAACCTGATCTTTGATTATTGTTTCGTTTTTTTCTTCAACAATATATGCTGCGATCGCTTCTCCTATTTCTAGATTTAATTCTCTTGCTCTTGCTGCTGCATAATATTCAAAATGCCCATCTATTACCTGAAAAGAATTGATACCTGTTCGACTTACTATGATGGGATTAATTATGCCTTCTGCTGCCACAATCAAATTAGCAGCCTGTTCTATTTTTTGTTGATCAAAATTAGAACGAGGGCGATTACAAGTTATTGTTCTAACTTCTACTAATGATGATGATAAAGTCATGCTACTCCTATTTTTTTCAATACTTCAGTTGCCAAGTTTTCAAATTCTTGGGAAGATTTAGAATTAGGGCTATAGTCTAATACAGATCTAGGATCGGGTATTTCTATTTCACCGACAAGCTGAACAGCATCAGAGCATTTAGCCAAATCTTCACGTTGAAATATGGTGGTGCTTAATAACGGTAAACTATATTTATTGGTTATTTTAGATAATTGCTTTGGCAATGTATGCTGAACAAATTTGGCATGAGTTGATATTTTACAGGGAAGAACACCAATTATTTCTAATGGTTTTTGATTAATTACTTTTTTGGTAGCGTTAATATCTTTAATAAAGTTTTTGACGTTTACTAATCCTTGGTTAGCAAAAGGTTTCAAGTCCGAAGGAATTAGTAAATATTCTGCTGTAATTAAAGCAATCCTGGCATATAGATTTAGAGACGGAGGAGTATCAATTAAAACAATATCATATTGGTCTTTAACTTCTTTTAGCTTTTCTAGCAGAATAAAATTTATTGAAGCTAACTGATTTAATCTATTTTCTTTCTCCATTAAACTTATATGAGCAGGAATAATATCAACTGTTGGACTACAAAAATCAGATGTTCTTTTAATATCTTTGATCGGATAGGACTCTGAAAATCCTATAATATGAGACACGTTTGCTTTTTCAATATAATCATCAAACTCATCATCAAATTTAACTAAACCTGTAGCAAAAGTTGTATTTGCCTGACTATCTAAATCTATAACTAATACTTTTTTACCTTTTTTACTCAGTGCTGCTGCTAAATTAACTACGGTGGTTGTTTTGCCTACGCCACCTTTATTATGATATACCGCTATAGTTTTCATGCTTTGCTTTGCTTGTGGTTTATTTATTGTGGAGGTATTGCTAGTAGCTACTTTACTAGTTTTTCTATTATTTTTTCTAAGACTATCTTTCCCAATTAAAGCTTTAATATTAGCAATATTATTGTCAATATCATTTCCACTACATCGGAATAACAGTTTTAATGAATTAGGAAATAAACCTCTAGATAATCCTGGCGAACTTACTCTTTGGTAAATTCTCAAGTCTTTACCATTGGTTAAAACTCCGTACTTGACTGAGATGCTATGCAAATATATATTAAACTTTCTAACATGATTGTCTAAATTTTCTTTTGGATGTTTTGTTTCTATAATTAGGCTACGAGTTAAATTTATCTTTGTTTGATTAGAAACAATTGGTTTGCTCAAGATCAAGAAGTCTAAACGAATATTGCGAATAGTTACTTCTTCATACCAACTATTAGGAGAATAGCCTAATTTTGGCAACAAATAGTGAACTACTAGCTTGCTTCTTACTTCTGCTTCATTACGACAATAGTGATGATTAAAACTCAATGGAATACACTTAAATCTATAATTCGGTCAATAGTTGTATTTTACTAATAAGTAGGTAATTGTAATTAAATGTAAGATAGTTTGGTTTGGTTCGGGATTAGGAATAAAATTTCAAGATCGAGTCTTATAAATTATTTCGCCTACTTACTTATTCTAAATGCTTGATAGCGATCGCCATTTTCTAAATCCCTACACTAGATTAGAAATTAGTCGATTGACGTTAGATTGAAGAAGAATTAGTTAGCAAGTAAACCAATAACTATATTGAATCATAATCACTCTTCACAATCCGATCATCAAAGTCGTTTTTGGCGGTTGGCGATAGTTAATATTTTGTCTAACTTAATGGTGCCGTTGGCTAGCTTGGTTGATGTAGCATTTTTAGGACATTTGACAGAAATTCGTCATTTAGCAGGAGTGGCGATCGCCACTATCCTATTTAACTATATTTACTGGACTTTTGGTTTTCTACGGATGGGAACAACGGGTTTAACTGCTCAAGCAATGGGTAGAAACGAAGCAGACCAAGTTATTTTAACTTTATTACGTAATGGTGCGATCGCTCTGACTCTGGGCATAATTATTCTTATTTTGCAGCAACCCATAAGAGAAATTGGCTTTAGGTTACTCAAAGCCGACTCAGGAGTAATTGAAGCGGGACGAACCTATTATAATGCTTTGATTTGGGGCGCGCCTGCCACGCTGCTAAACTTTGTTTTACTAGGTTGGTTTCTGGGCAAAGAACAAGGAAAAAAAGTATTTCTGTTCTCTCTAGTAAACAGTGGGGCGAATGTTTTTTTTGATTACCTATATATTGTCCAGTGGGGACAAAAGAGTGCTGGCGCAGGCACTGCCACGGCAATCAGTCAATACACAACTCTACTATTATGCTTAATTATGGTCGGGCGAGAAATTCCTTGGTCTTCCTTACGGCATAACTTTAAAAACATAATTAATATTTCGGCATTTAAAGCTACTTTTTCTCTTAACAGAGATATTTTAATTCGCACTTTGGCTTTAATATCTACCTTTGCTATATTTACTAACCTCAGCGCAACCATGGGAACTATGGTTTTGACTGCCAACACCTTACTTTTGCAGGTAGTAACTTTAGCGGCCTACTTTATTGATGGTATTGCCTTTGCTACCGAAAGTATTGCTGGGAATTTACAGGGACAAGGACAAGATAAGCAGCTAATGCCTCTACTTAAACTAGCTGGCGGTAGTAGCTTACTAGCTGGTTTGGGTTTTGCGATCGCCTTTGCTCTATTTACGCAGCCGTTATTTAGTCTTTTGACTAGTCACTCGGAAGTAGTTAAATTAGTCGGTAACTATGTATGGTGGCTATTGCCTATTCTGGGTTTTGGTTCAATGGCATATATGCTAGACGGCTATTTTTTAGGTTTGACCGCAGGCAAAATATTACGCCAGTCTACTCTTATTGCTACTTTATTCGGCTTTGCGCCTATGGCGATCGCAGCATGGTATACCCATAAATCGCATTTACTTTGGTTAGCACTGGCTTTATTTATGGCAGCTAGGAGTATAACCCTAGGTTTAGAAGTAAGAAGGCGATTCAGTCGCATTCACTAACGCCTATTTAAATTTAGGCGTTAGTGAATGCGTAATATTATAGAGCCTAATAATCAGTACACATTCGCCAAAGACGTACGGTTTAAAAATGCCATAGGATCTACTGCACTTTGACCCTTAGGGTGAATTTCAAAATGTAAATGAGGACCAGTGCTATAGCCCGTGCTTCCCATTTCCGCTATCTGTTCCCCTTGATTGACTCTCTGACCAACGTTAACCATGATTCTATTGTTGTGGGCGTAGAGAGTAACGCTACCGTCTAAATGCTGAAGCTCAATCATATTGCCATAGCCTCCACTATTCCAACCTGCCTCAATTACTTCTCCTGATGCTGCTGCTACAACTGGAGTGCCAATAGGCGCAGCAATATCAACTCCTGCGTGGAGTCTACCCCAACGCCAGCCATAACCAGAAGACAATACTCCTTTAGCAGGCCAAGCATAACCGTTAAAGACCTTTGGTAGATATTCTTCTGAGGGAGGTAACGGGGGTAGTTGTAATGCAATAGCATCTTTATCTAATAGATCTGGTTGTAAATCATGTTTAGCAGCAATAGAAGTCGCCGTATCATCCGTCTTAATAGATTGAACTTCAGAGTCATCTCCACCAACACTAGAAGCACCAGCATCATTTAAAGTATTCTGTTGTTTTGATTGAGGCTGATGGCGATAATTACGCAACTGCTCAATTTCCGCTCTAAACTTGGTAATGTAAGGATCATCCGTTGAATTTGCTGAGTCATGACTATTATTGTGCCGATTTAACCTCTCTCCATCGTCTTTTAAAACTTTAGCTGAAAGCTCGGTAGAGGCTAACTTCACATTTCTTTGATTTGTATCAGCCTTATATAAAGCACTATCAATTGCTTTGGAAGGAATTTTTAACTCTCGATCAATCCGGATAATATTGGCGTTTTTCAGACTGTTGAGCTTGACTAATTCTGCACTAGAAACCTGATATTTTCTAGCAATTTGTTCAACAGTATCGCCAGATTTTACCTTGTAAATTTTAAAATCTGAACTAGCTGCTAAAGCAGGAGTGGAAGGTAAAGCTAAAGATTTATAGTCATTAGCGACCAAACTAGATATTGCCTGATGTTTAAGATATGAGGAGTCTAGATTGTTATTTACTTGACCAACAAGAAAACTGTTTTGCTGATTAGGGGTTGCTTGAGCAAGATCTGCTAGATTTGTGGCTTTGTTTCTCAAAGGTGAAGTAATCAAACTAAAGATACGTGGTAAAAAAGCAGAGCGTTTAGTTTGGCTGGTGTTGGAATTAGATGTTGGTGAAGTCGAAAATTGATTGCTAAAACTAGCCGTTTTGCCTGATTCTGAGTTTAAATTTTTGGCGGCAGCCACTGTACCATAGATCGGCAGACAAATTACTACTGCGATCGATGTAGCTAACCCCAATTTGATAGTTAAGCTGCTGTTGCGTCTGACGTTTTTGGCTGAGATTAAAGGAGATTGATTTAAAGAACTAATATTTGATTGCTCTTTGGGAGTGGAAGCTTTGTGAGAAGGCATAATATTAGAGTCAGATGCTTAAATTCTATAGTGGTTGGTGATTTGCTCTGCCAAAAGGCTTAAATATGAGGGAAGTGTGACCGTTGGTCAAGTAACTTAAAAATGTATTCAACAGAATTTACCACCAATAGGCGTAAAAGGTTATCTGCCAAAAAATAACTAGTTATTTCTATGGAAGGTTATCTTAAAACTGAGATTAAAACAAGAAGAGTATAGAAAAAAATAAGATCTAATTGAGTGAACTGTTGTTAGTACGTCTAAATGTGAATTAAAAAATCTTAAAATCTTTTAAATACGTTCTTTCTTATGAGATTTTTCTGCCTAGCTAGCTAAGAAACTTAAATTTCTGAGTTCTCTTAGAAGCTAAAAGCTAAGAGCTAAGAGCTAAAAACCAGTAAACTAGAACGAGGCTAATTTACATTAGGCGTATTGGTAGTCTGTCTAATCGCTTCAAATAGACCGATCGCCACACTGACAGAAAGATTTAAACTACGTACATTAGGTTCGGCAATATTGATCCTTACTTTCTCGTCACAAGCATCAATAACTGCTGCGGGTAAGCCTGCGGTTTCCTTGCCAAACAATAGCCAATCTGTGTCTTGATACTGACAGGCAAGATAGTTTTTGCTGCCACGTACGGTAAAACCGATTAGCCTACCGCCTCTTTGACTATGTTCTTGCCAAAAAGCAGCTAAATTCTCGTGATAATGTAAATCTACATAGGGCCAATAGTCCAATCCTGCTCGTTTTAGATAGCGATCGCTAATCTCAAATCCTAACGGTGCAACTAAATGTAGCTCTGTTTTAGTAGCAGCACAGGTACGGGCAATATTTCCCGTATTTGGCGGAATTTCAGGATAAACTAGAACAATTCGTACCATTTAGGCAATTATCAATTATCAGGCTATCAAAGCAGGTGGACATACGGCATAATTCAAATCTCGTTCTTGTTGAGCAATAGCTTGAATATCTTGCTGAATAATCTGAGGAATAGGCATTCCTTGGCGATGTAACTTTAACCATTGCTGGGCGGTATTTCCCGTGCGCAGAATTTTCTTAAGAGGGGATAAAAAACAGCTAAAGCCTTGTTTTTTGGCAAGGGGATACACCTCATCATAAATTTCTTTAATCCAATCCCTGGCGATGATTTTTCTGCCGTCTTGCCAGTGGCGTAGTTCTGCATCTAAACTGTGGCGCGCTGCTGCCATTTCGTTGGCATCAGCCAAGGCCATTAACTCTGACTGG
This DNA window, taken from Pleurocapsa sp. FMAR1, encodes the following:
- a CDS encoding MGH1-like glycoside hydrolase domain-containing protein gives rise to the protein MNAEKQRLLENKERKAYWTRWGPYVSERQWGTVREDYSENGTAWEYFPHSQSLSRAYRWGEDGIAGICDNHQRLCFALAFWNEQDPIVKEKMFGLTGNQGNHGEDVKEYYFYLDNTPTHSYMKYLYKYPQSEYPYADLVEENQRRGKDASEYELLDTGVFDEDKYFDIFIEYAKASDEDILIKVTAHNRGEVEKPLHILPTLWFRNTWSWYKDAKKPKLKVYAQKDGYSVIEASHPSLGERWLYCSNVRANGRSPLLFTENETNNQLLFNTDNASPYVKDGINNYVVNGDRNAINPDNIGTKFASHYQLSIPAGESRTIELRLCDSNSLENPFTDIDNVFERQKQEADEFYHSLTPQDIPEDQRNVQRQAFAGMLWNKQFYYYVVEDWLQGDPNTAPPPQSRKNGRNSQWKTLFNDDIISMPDKWEYPWYASWDLAFHLIPLAILDPEYAKLQLSRLTREWYMHPSGQIPAYEWAFSDVNPPVQAWAAWQVYTLEEKYWGSKDKDFLERIFQKLLLNFTWWVNREDAAGKNVFEGGFLGLDNIGIFDRSQELPTGGNLEQADATSWMATYSLKMLQIALELAQDRPPYEDIASKFFEHFLYIADAMNQVGDGVALWDEEDGFYYDAINFPDGGRKLLKVRSLVGLIPLLGVSVAKPETIKNLSGFKKRLEWFIHNRLDLKKNVACMETEGVGAKRLLALCYATPRDDGQSNKLQRLLSYMFDEAEFLSPYGIRSVSKYHKDHPFVMNVNGTKYQVDYEPAESTSGMFGGNSNWRGPIWFPINYLLLEALQNFYEYLGDDFEVEFPTGSGELKNLSQIIVELAVRMTSIFLRDDSGKRPVFGSIEKFQNDPHWRDYIYFHEYFHGNNGAGLGASHQTGWTGVVAHMIQLWAEKSHAK
- a CDS encoding NAD(P)-dependent oxidoreductase; protein product: MKQPIGFIGLGNMGLQMANNLIDAGYKLKVYNRTAEKAQPLIEKGAELADAPADAVTPGGIVITMLSNDDAVESVVLEDDGILKQLGKDGIHLSMSTIAPSTAEKLAQAHQEVGSYYLASPVLGRPDAAEAARLNICLSGNSTAKERVQPLLKVMGQKVYDFGDTIGSANVVKLSVNFSIVAAIEAMAEAFTLAEKNGVEPAKVAELFGETLFSCTVYKGYGKQIVEHDYKPGFKLSLGLKDITLALQTAQACNMPMPLASLVHDQFLAAMAKGRGDMDWAAIALEVSEAAGVE
- a CDS encoding oxidoreductase — encoded protein: MNTDNKVWFITGSNSGFGRCLTEAVLAKGDKVVATTRHPEAIEDLVKQYPDTVKAVNLDITKIDEISQAIDTALSTFGQIDVLVNNAGFATMGAVEEIADEQIRYQFEVNCFGTLNVIKAMLSYFRQRKSGHILNVSSAAGLTAFPGMGIYSASKFAIEGYSEALAQEIAPLGIKLTLVEPGGFRTNGPSSMTTPDCQIDDYEETVHKLIKMMSDSSNLPGDPDKAAQAMIKVVESDNPPLRLVLGEDALEIVRQKIESLEKELKEWSEVTLSTSFENDQTSSVG
- the nadA gene encoding quinolinate synthase NadA is translated as MFTAAKPKANPYQIPNDLFGAINELKQELNAVILAHYYQEADIQDIADYLGDSLGLSQQAANTDAEVIVFAGVHFMAETAKILNPNKLVLLPDLEAGCSLADSCPPKEFKAFKDAHPDHIVISYINCTAEIKALSDIICTSSNAVKIVKQIPEEQPIIFAPDKNLGRYVSEQTGRDLVLWEGSCIVHETFSEKRIIELKVEHPSAEMIAHPECEPPVLRHADFIGSTTALLKYCQTSSSDKFIVATEPGIIHQMEKFAPNKHFIPAPAMNNCACNECPYMRLNTLEKLYLAMKNKTPEITLPEDIRTRALKPIQRMLEMS
- a CDS encoding ParB N-terminal domain-containing protein — its product is MTLSSSLVEVRTITCNRPRSNFDQQKIEQAANLIVAAEGIINPIIVSRTGINSFQVIDGHFEYYAAARARELNLEIGEAIAAYIVEEKNETIIKDQVAIFRQPLPPQDRQLNTDNLETRLTNIESRIENRLNELKSEYTQKNKELEQKIDSLKSKLPEKIEPLTTFNEANLIELVSKLKLVLRSDKKANDIAPKIIAARPFKSSTEVLENVRGLGDKTMLRIIDSWLYS
- a CDS encoding AAA family ATPase, whose translation is MSFNHHYCRNEAEVRSKLVVHYLLPKLGYSPNSWYEEVTIRNIRLDFLILSKPIVSNQTKINLTRSLIIETKHPKENLDNHVRKFNIYLHSISVKYGVLTNGKDLRIYQRVSSPGLSRGLFPNSLKLLFRCSGNDIDNNIANIKALIGKDSLRKNNRKTSKVATSNTSTINKPQAKQSMKTIAVYHNKGGVGKTTTVVNLAAALSKKGKKVLVIDLDSQANTTFATGLVKFDDEFDDYIEKANVSHIIGFSESYPIKDIKRTSDFCSPTVDIIPAHISLMEKENRLNQLASINFILLEKLKEVKDQYDIVLIDTPPSLNLYARIALITAEYLLIPSDLKPFANQGLVNVKNFIKDINATKKVINQKPLEIIGVLPCKISTHAKFVQHTLPKQLSKITNKYSLPLLSTTIFQREDLAKCSDAVQLVGEIEIPDPRSVLDYSPNSKSSQEFENLATEVLKKIGVA
- the gntT gene encoding guanitoxin biosynthesis MATE family efflux transporter GntT, whose amino-acid sequence is MNHNHSSQSDHQSRFWRLAIVNILSNLMVPLASLVDVAFLGHLTEIRHLAGVAIATILFNYIYWTFGFLRMGTTGLTAQAMGRNEADQVILTLLRNGAIALTLGIIILILQQPIREIGFRLLKADSGVIEAGRTYYNALIWGAPATLLNFVLLGWFLGKEQGKKVFLFSLVNSGANVFFDYLYIVQWGQKSAGAGTATAISQYTTLLLCLIMVGREIPWSSLRHNFKNIINISAFKATFSLNRDILIRTLALISTFAIFTNLSATMGTMVLTANTLLLQVVTLAAYFIDGIAFATESIAGNLQGQGQDKQLMPLLKLAGGSSLLAGLGFAIAFALFTQPLFSLLTSHSEVVKLVGNYVWWLLPILGFGSMAYMLDGYFLGLTAGKILRQSTLIATLFGFAPMAIAAWYTHKSHLLWLALALFMAARSITLGLEVRRRFSRIH
- the trmL gene encoding tRNA (uridine(34)/cytosine(34)/5-carboxymethylaminomethyluridine(34)-2'-O)-methyltransferase TrmL, whose product is MVRIVLVYPEIPPNTGNIARTCAATKTELHLVAPLGFEISDRYLKRAGLDYWPYVDLHYHENLAAFWQEHSQRGGRLIGFTVRGSKNYLACQYQDTDWLLFGKETAGLPAAVIDACDEKVRINIAEPNVRSLNLSVSVAIGLFEAIRQTTNTPNVN